The Leptospira sp. WS60.C2 genome includes the window ATAAGCCTTTGTGCGATCGACCTTTTCTTTGAGTTGGATGTACTTTTTGCCGCGTTTCATGACTTCGGTTCCCGTTTCTTTATGATTACTCGACGTTAACACCCATGGAACGACAAGTTCCAGCAATGATCTTCACTGCTGCATCCATATCGTTTGCATTGAGGTCTTCCATCTTCGTTTTTGCAATTTCTTCTAGTTGTGCGCGTTTGATTGTTCCCACTTTTACAGTGTGTGGAGTGGCAGATCCACCTTGTAAACCGAGCGCCTTCATCACAAGAAGAGCCGCTGGAGGTGATTTAGTGACGAAAGTAAAACTTCTGTCAGAATAAACAGTG containing:
- the rplK gene encoding 50S ribosomal protein L11; amino-acid sequence: MAAKKVVKQIKLQVEAGKANPAPPVGPALGQAGLNIMEFCKQFNERSKNQMGLKLPVVITVYSDRSFTFVTKSPPAALLVMKALGLQGGSATPHTVKVGTIKRAQLEEIAKTKMEDLNANDMDAAVKIIAGTCRSMGVNVE